A window of Terriglobia bacterium genomic DNA:
AACCATCGAGGGGGCGGCCCGCAACAAACTGATGTCTCAGAAACGGCAGATCCCTGAAGGAAGCCAGGAATGGGATATCCTTCTGCGGAAATACTATCAGGAGGAACTCAAGAAGTTGGGCATTCTCTGAGTTCAAAGTTCAAAAAAGCCGGTCCAAGGTCCCAAGTCCAAGGTCCAAAGTTGAAAGCCCAAAGTCCAAGAAGACAGTTCAAAGTTCAAAGCCTGCAATCCCACCTTTTTCGGGTCTGACTTCCGGCCTCCGGCTTCTGACTTCTCACTTCCAACTTCGAAAGAGGGCGCACCTCTATGCGCCCCTACTGAACAATTCCAACCTCTGGTTTCCGGCTCCGACCTCCGATTTCCTGCCTCCGGCTTCCAACTTCTGACCTCTGACTTCCGACTTCCAACTTCTGACCTCTGACTTCCGACTTCCAACTTCTGACCTCTGACTTCCGACTTCGGGCTTCCGGTTTCCGGCCTCAGGCTTCTTTTCCCCATCCCCTCCCCCAGTGCCGCTTCACGAAGAGCACCAGCCCCAGGACGATCAACGCCCCCAACACGAGATCCAGGCGGTGAAAGTAGGCCCGGAGCTTTGTCCATTGCGATCCCAGTTTCATTCCCGCAAAAGCCAACAACAAGCACCATGGCAGGGAGCCGACAAAGGTATAAAGGTGGAATCGAAAGAGATTCATTCGAACGACACCGGCCGGAAACGCAATGAAGGTGCGGATCACGGGAAGCAGACGGCTGAAAAAGACGGTGGCTTCTCCATATCGGTTGAACCAGCGATCTGCCCACTCCAGATCTTTGGGGGAAAGCAGCAGGTATCGTCCGTATTTCTCAATGAGCGGTCGCCCTCCATGCGCGCCCACATAATACGCCGCGGCCGACCCTAAATTGCACCCGACCGCTCCCGCCAGGCCCACCAGCCAGAAGTTGAACCGGCCGGTAAAGACCAGGTATCCTGAAAAGGGCATGATGACTTCCGAGGGCAACGGGATGCAGGCGGATTCGATGGCCATCATCGCCATAATCCCCCAATACCCCAACGAAGAGATCGAAGCAATGATAAAGAGGCTGAGCTTTTCGAGAAGTCCAGTAATCATTGGAAGAGACGGTCCTCGCCGTTTCTAACCGCGGCGTTCAGGGTAAAACCTTTAGGATCTGGTCCATTTCATCATGGGTGTTATAGAAATGGGGGGCGACTCGGATATAGCCGCCTCTCAGAGCGGTCGCAACGCGGGCCTCCTCCAGACGATGAAAGATCGTGCGTATCTCGGGTCCCCGAACCCCCGGACGGAAGGAGACAATCCCCGAGGCCTCTCCTTCGGTTCGGGATCCCAGGACGGCATATCCTTTTGAGGTAAGGCCCTCGTACAAATGAGAGGTTACGTCGAGAATCTGCCGGGAAATGTTCTCAATCCCGACTTCAAGGAGCAAGTTGAGGGCAGCGGCCAGGCCGTAAATTCCGATGGTGTTCAACGATCCAGATTCATACCGCAAGGCGCCATGGCGGTAATTCAGTTCGCGCCGGGTGAAGTCGCTGAAATGTTCAACGTTCATCCAGCCCAGCGTCGGCGGTGTCACCTGATCGACGATTCGCTTGGACACGTAGGCCACGCCAGTCCCCTCCGTCGAAAGCATCCATTTGTGGCCGTCGGCAGAAAGGAAGTCAATCTTCTGTTTTTTCACATCAATTTCGAAGGCCCCCATCCCCTGGATGGCGTCCACACAAAAAATGATGCCGCGGCTCCGGCACATCTCTCCGAGGGCTTCGAGGTCGATCCTAAACCCGCTCAAATATTGGACATAACTGACCGTCAGGATCCGGGTGCGGGCATCGAGTACCCGTTCGATGTCTTGGAGGTCAACCCGGCCGTTTCGTTCAGGAACGGTCACCAATTCCACGCCGTGTTTTCTCAGGGCGAGCCAGGGGTAGACATTGGCCGGAAACTCCGTGTCAATGGATACAACCTTCTCGCCCCCTTTCCAGTCTAACCCATTGGATAAAAGGGAGAGTCCGTCGGAGGTGTTTTTGACGAAAGCGATTTCATCCGGGTCGCTGTTGATGAGACGGGCTGCCAGTTCGCGGGCGTGGTCGACGGTTTTTCCCCAGGACTTCCAGTGTACCGCACCAAATTCGTTGAGGTCGGTCAAGACGCCTTGAATGGCGTTGGCGACGCGAGTCGATACGGGCGCGACTGCCGCATGGTTGCAATAGATCCAATGCCGGGTTACGGGGAATTCTTGGCGCATGGTTTCGAGATCAAGAGTCAAAGAAATGGCCTCCCGCCAGCTAGAAAAAAGAACCTTGCTTACCCGAAAACGCGATATAATAGCACGACAGCCCAAAGAAGGAGACATGGACCATGAATGAACGATGGGCCAGAAGAATAGTGATTATTGCCTTGGTGTTTTCGATCAGCACGCCTCCTTTGTGGGGTGCTGACAAAAAACAAAAGGACGACATCAACAATATCGGCAATCGCGATGTGGGTAAAGGGATGAACCGATACTCCATCGAAAAAGAGATTGCACTGGGAAAGTCCCTGGCCCAGGAAGTCGAACGCACCTCAAAGGTCGTTGATGACCCTATCATTGCCGAGTACGTTAACCGCGTCGGACAGAACCTCGTCAAGCACTCGGACGCCCAGGTCCCGTTTACGATTAAGGTGATTGACTCGGACGAAGTCAATGCCTTCGCCTTGCCCGGCGGGTTTTTCTTTGTGAACACCGGCCTGATCCTTGCCGCAGAGAATGAGTGCGAGCTGGCGGGGGTCATGGCGCATGAAATTGCCCACGTTGCCGCACGTCATGGGACCCGGCAGGCCACGCGGGCGGAAGTCGCCAATTGGGCGACCCTGCCACTGATTTTTCTCGGCGGTTGGGCGGGATACGGAATTCGGCAGGCCGCCGGTTTGGCCCTCCCCCTGGGGTTCCTGAGGTTCAGCCGGGGATTTGAAGAAGAAGCCGACTATTTGGGCGTTCAATACATGTACGCCGCGGGTTATGATCCCAATGGAATGGTGACATTCTTTGAGAGGATCCAGGCGAAAGAAAAGCACAAGCCGGGCGCCGTCTCAAAAGCTTTCTCGACCCATCCTCAGACTCCGGACCGCATTGAACGCGCCCAGAAGGAGATCGCTCAGCTCCTCCCCTCGAAGGAGGCGTATGTTGTTACCACCTCCGATTTTGACTCCATCAAGGGCCGTCTGCAGGGGATCGAGAACCGGCGGACCGTGGAAGAGGCCAAGAGCGACCGGCCTACCTTGAAGCGGAAGACCTCGGGCGATGTCACCGACGTCGACGAATCAGGTGATAAGAAGAAGACCGAGGACGAAGCTCCGCCCACGCTGAAACGGCGGAATTAGAGATCAGAGTTTGAAATGCCATCTGAAGGGGCCCTGCATTCCGGGGCCCCTTTTCATTTTCCGCCTACCGCTCCCGCTGCCCATTGCCTGATCTGCTGCCGGAGTGAATCCGTTGACAGCCGCCCCCTTCCGGGGGCCGGAACTCATTGGACAGTCACCTGCCGCATCACATCACCCTTCGTGATCTTTCGAACCACATCCATCCCTGAAATCACCTGTCCAATGACGGTATATTTTCCGTCCAAGGCCGAGTGCGGAGACAGGCAAATGAAGAATTGGCTGTCGGCGCTGTCGGGATCTTTGCCTCGTGCCATGGAAACCGTGCCGGTTACGTGGCGCTTGGAGTTAAACTCCGCCTTCAACTTTACGCCCGAGCCTCCTGTTCCATTCCCTTTAGGATCCCCGCCCTGGACCACAAAATCAGGCTCGACCCGGTGGAAGGTGAGTCCATTGTAGAATTTCCCCCGGATCAACTCGACCACCCGGGCAACGGTGTGAGGTGCGGCACCCGGAAAGAGTTGAATGACGATGTTTCCCTTGTCCATGTGAATGGTCATGCGGTACTGAAGGGGTTTGGGGACAGCCCCGGAGGAGACTGCGCCGGCGATGCCACTGAGGATGAGTATCAAAAGGATTGCGAAGGGTCGCAAGCCAGTCCGCATTTGTCCTGTCCACATGGGAGAGGCTCCTCCTCGGGAGGATTTCAGATTGCAAAGCGCGAAGGCATTGTTTAAGATGCGCCGTTCATCACAGGGCTAGATCCATCGTCCCCGAGCATTCTACCGGAGAAGAAATGAAAATCGTCAAAATTTTCGCCGTGCTTGTCTTCCTGTTGATGGCATTGGTGGCCGGACTTTTCGGGTACGGATACTGGCTGGCCCGGAGATCATTGCCCTCGTTGGAAGGATCGTTCAAGGTGCAGGGGCTTGCCGCTCCTGTCACTGTTTACCGCGATGCCGTCGGCGTGCCACATATTTTTGCTCAATCCACGGAGGATGTGGCCTTCGCTCAGGGCTACGTCACCGCCCAAGACCGTCTCTGGCAAATGGATGTATTTCGCCGGAACTCACTGGGTGAACTCTCGGAGGTGTTGGGTGAGCCCACTCTCCGCCTCGACGAGGAGCATTGCCGGTTGGGTTTCCGCGAGGCCGCCTCTCGAACCCTGGATGAGATGGATCCGGCCTCCCGACGATTCCTGGATCGCTATGCCGAAGGCGTGAATGCGTTCATGAGCACACATCTCGATCAGCTTCCCATTGAGTTCCGGATTCTGAGGTACCGGCCGCGACCGTGGAATTCTGTGGATTCTCTATCGATCGCGTTGATGATGGCGGAGACTCTGAACCATACCTGGGAACGGGACATCTTCCGGGCGCGGTTGCTTGAGAAGTACGGGTTGGGAATCCTGAATGATCTCTACCCAACCCATTCGAAATATGAAATACCTCTCGTCGGGATCGACACCGGAGTGCAAGGGGACGCCCCATCCCTTTCGATGCTCTCCCTGCAGAATATGAACCGAAACGCCGGCCTTCCTCCCCGGATGACTTCCGACTCGGTCCGTCCCTCAGAATCCTCTGCGTGGAGCGCTCTGCTCTGGGCCTGGGCACCGGAACGGAGTCAGCAGTCTGTGGTGGAGTTGTTGACACAGTGGAATGATGCCGGCGAGGACTTTCTTGTGGGAAGTAACAATTGGGTGGTCAGCGGAGCGCATTCCGCAACCGGGAAGCCGATTCTGGCGAATGATCCGCATCTTGCCCATTCGATTCCTTCCATTTGGTATCAAACGCATTTGCGGACACCCGATCTCAATGTCATCGGGGTGTCCCTTCCCGGCGCCCCCAGCCTCATCATTGGTCATAACGAGCACATCGCCTGGGGCATGACCAATCTCAATCCCGACGTCCAGGATGTCTACGTCGAGCAATTTGACTCGGACCAGGGAACAAGATACCTGGCGAATGGCGCTTGGGTTGACGCTGAAATTCGAAAGGAAACGATCAAGATCAAGGGAAGACCTGACAAGATCTTGTCGGTCCTTGTGACGCGTCATGGACCGGTTGTGCGACGCGTGGGCCAGACCGGTTTTGCCTTGAAATGGACCGCGATCGAACCCCATGGAATCGGGTTCCCATTTCTTAAATTGAATTCGGCGTCAAATTGGGGAGAATTTACGACGGCGTTGAAAGAGTTCTTGGGACCGACGCAGAATTTTGTCTATGCCGACAAGGAGGGCAACATCGGGTTTTATGATGCGGGCAAAATCCCCATTCGACGCAGCGGTCTCGGCAATGTCATTCTCCCGGGGAATTCGGATCAATACGAATGGGTTGGATACATCCCCTTTGATGAGCTTCCTCATTTGTTTAATCCTCCGGACGGCATCATTGCCACCGCCAACCAGCGTATTACCGGTGACAGCTATCCTTATTTCATCACCAGCGACTGGGAAGAGCCTTACCGGTTCGCGAGAATTCATCACCTTCTAAGCTCAGGAACAAGATTCACGGGGAAAGATTTCTTGCGGATCCAGGGAGATGTTTACTCGGAAGCCAATCGGGGTTTGGCCGATCGGGTAATTCGAGCGTCTAGTCATGTGGTCCCCGGCGATACGGTAACCAAAGCCGCCCTCGAGCGTCTCAAATCGGGAGACTTCATCGCAACTCCAAACAACATCGAGACGACCCTCGTCGAATATCTCCGGACCCAGCTGGAAGAGACTCTCCTGAAAGGCGTCCTTGGAGAAGAGTGGAGGGATTACCGGTCGGGCATGAAGTCGATCTTCCTCGAAAACCAGTTGACGGAACAGTCCCCCCGCTGGCTGCCAAAAGAATTTAAGAACTATGACGAACTACTCATTCGCTCGTTGGAGCAGGTGTGCCAACACCTGCAATCAGTTTATGGGTCCTCAGATTTGTCTGAATGGGTCTGGGGAAGGCGGTACCCGCTCCTGTTTCGACATGTGCTGGGGCGGGTTTGGCCGCTCGATCGAATTCTCAATGTCGGGCCCTTTCAACAACCGGGAACCAAGCAGACGGTCAAGCAAACCGATTCGCTTATAGGACCGTCGATGCGCATGGTTGTTGACTTTGCCGACTTCGATCACTCTTTCAACAACCTCACCCTGGGGGCCTCGGGGCAGGCCTTCAGTCCGCATTACTCCGACCAAACCTCTCACTGGCTTGACGCCAGCAGCTTTCCCATGCATTTCAGCGACGAGGACGTCAAGCGGAGCGCCGTAAAGATCCTGACGCTGCAGCCGTGATGAAATAAGGTGCCGGGTGTCAGGTGTTAGGTGCCAGGGCAAGGAAGAGAGAAGACAGCTATTCGAGGATAAAAGTCAGAGATCAGAAGTCGGAAGTCAGAATCAGTCACTTCTTGCCTCGCCTCTCGCTGACACCCGACACCTGACACCCGGCACCTCTCCTTCCCCGCCTTTACAATCCCCACGTTCTCTCCTATCATGGGCGCGCCATTGAAACACAAACACATAGGCGGAATCCGATTGTCCAACAATCAAATCTCAGTGGGTAAGAAGCAGTGACCTCGTCAAATCACCCTCTCGATCCCATCTTTAAGCCCAGGTCTATCGCCATTATCGGAGCCTCGCGGAAGAAAGGCTCCATTGGCCGGGAGATCCTCCACAATCTGATGGAGTATGAATTCAATGGAAAGATCTTTCCAGTGAATCCGAGCGCCGATGTCATCCATTCGATCAAGTGTTTTCCGTCGGTTGCCGAGATTCCCGATGAAGTGGATCTCGCGGTAATAGTGGTTCCGCGGCCCCAGGTCTTGGAGATCGTGGATGAATGTGGCCGGAAAGGTATCCGGGGGCTGGTGGTCATCACGGCGGGGTTCAAGGAAGTGGGTGCCGAGGGAGGGGCGCTCGAACAACGGCTCAAAGAAAAGGTCCGCGGATTCGGGATGCGCATGGTCGGGCCGAATTGTATGGGCCTGATTAACACCGATCTGACGGTCCGCGAGAATTGTACCTTTGCCCCGACGGAGCCGCTGACAGGCAACGTCGGGTTCATGTCTCAAAGCGGGGCATTGGGCGTGGCCATTCTCAACATTGCCCGCAAGGTCAATCTGGGATTCTCCTATTTCGTGTCCATGGGAAACAAAGCCGACATTTCGGGGAATGACCTTTTAGAGTACTGGGAGCATGACCCGCGAACAGAAATTGTCCTCATGTACCTGGAATCGTTCGGGAACCCGCGGAAGTTCACGCAGATAGCGCGACGCATGACCCGCCACAAGCCCATCCTCGTCGTCAAGTCAGGCCGCACCACGCAGGGCGCCCGGGCCGCGTCGTCGCACACCGGGGCCATGGCCGGAATGGACATCGCGATTGATGCCCTGCTCGAGCAATGCGGGGTGTTGCGGGTCAATAGCGTGGAGGAATTATTTGATGTCGCGATCGGATTTTCAAATAACCCTTTTCCCCGAGGAAACCGGGTGGCCATTCTCACCAACGCCGGGGGACCGGCGATCATGGCGACCGACGCTTGCGTCAGTGCCAGACTCGTCATGGCCGAATTTTCAGCCGCCACCCGCACGGCCTTGGAAGGTTATCTCCCGGATGAGGCGAGTGTGTTAAACCCGGTAGACATGATCGCAAGCGCTAACCGAGACAGCTACGCCTATTGCCTGGACACGATTCTGCGGGACGACGCCGTGGACGCCGTGATTGTGACTTTTGTACCACCCATCATGATCAACCCCATCGACATCGTGCGGGCGATCGAACAGGTTCGCAAGAAATATGCCAAGCCGGTGTTGGGAGTGTTTATGGCCAGGGACGAGTTTTTCGAAGAAATCAATCGCGTCGTCCCCGACCATTTGCCGCTTTACCTTTTTCCGGAATCGGCGGCGCGCACGCTTTCCGCCATGGTGCGTTATTCCAATTGGCGTGCACGTCCGCACAGCGGGATTCGACACTTTGAAGTCGATTCGGGGCGGGTCCGGGAGATTCTGCAGGCCGCGGGGGAATCAGGGAGAGATAAGTTGACGATCGTGGAGTCGATGGAGATTCTGCAGGCCTACGGGATCCCCATCGCCCGATATGCCATGGCGAGGACCCGGGATGAGGTTTTTGCAGCCGCCCGCGGAATCGGGTTTCCCCTGGTGCTGAAGGTTGTGTCACAGGAATTGACCCATAAAACGGAAGCAGGCGGTGTGGCGGTGGACCTGCGGACAGAGGAGGAGCTTGGAAGCGCCTTAGAGCAGATCGAAGAGCGGCTACGATCCCTCGGCCTGCGCGAACATATCGATGGCTTCCTGGTGCAGGAAATGGTTCGAGGCGGGAAGGAGGTAATCCTGGGGATGACGTTGGATCCTCACTACGGTCCCCTGCTGATGTTTGGTCTCGGAGGAGTGTTTGTGGAGACCATTAAGGACGTCGTCTTCCGCATTACCCCCATCACTGAACTGGAGTCCCGCGAGATGATTCGCCAGATTCGCGGTTATGCCTTGCTCGAAGGCGTGCGCGGAGAACCGTCGGTGGATTTCGGTCTTCTGGCGGAGTTGCTCCAGCGTCTGTCACAACTCATCAGCGATTTTGATGAGATCGTGGAACTGGATGTGAATCCGTTTCTGACCTCCGCGATTGCTCAAAACTCTAAAGCCCTCGACGCCCGCATCCGCCTGGCGATGGCTCCAAAATAATGACTCCAAAATGTTGATCGCTCTTTACATCACCGGTGCACTGATTGTTGGAACGGTTCTCGTCTGCCTCTACGCTTCGTTCTCAATCCGCTCTTCCCTTTTTGGAAAAATATACTGGCGAGGGCGTACCGATCGCCATCAGGTCGCTCTCACCTTCGACGACGGTCCTCATCCCCGGTTCACCCGGGAGATCCTGAAAATCCTCGACGACGAGAAGGTTCCGGCTACCTTCTTTCTTGTCGGAAAAAAGGTTGAGGCGTTTCCCGATGTCGCCCGGGAAATTCTGGCAGCCGATCACGAACTGGCCTTTCACGGATACACTCATCGCCCATTGTGGTTAAAGCCACGTCGCGTGTTACTCGATGAAATCGAGAGATCCCAGGCGGCCTTCCAGAAGGTTTGTTCCATGGAACCGCATCTTTTTCGACCGCCCTACGGAATCCGGGGACGACGGATCATGAAGCTCGCCACCAAGCGCGAATGGAAGACTATTTTCTGGACTCGGGCGGGTTGGGACTGGACCGACATTCCGGGGGAAGAAGTGGCACGCCGCGCGCTGAGGAGAGTCATGCCCGGAAACATTCTGCTCTTGCACGATAGCGATGGCCCGGCGCTGGAGGCCGATCGGCAGCGCACAGTCGATGCCCTGCGGATCATCATACGAGAGTTGAAGGATCGGGGCTTCTCTTTTGCGCGAGTCACGGAGATTTTGCCGGAGTAGTTGCCAGTGACCAGTGGCCAGTGACCAGTGGCCAGTGACCAGTGGCCAGTAACCAGTGGCCAGTGACCAGTGGCCAGTAACCAGTGGCCAGTGACCAGTGGCCAGTGGCCAGTGGCCAGTGACCAGTGACCAGTTGCCAGTGACCAGTTGATCTTAACCCACCAATCCCCTGCGTCGGTCACCTGTCCGGATTCCTCCACTTTCTTTCCTATTTCCGAAGGCAATCCAGCCTCAGGGTAAAAAATGGTTTTGAAAATCGTTCCGCAGATTGAAGGTGGAGTCTCTTCGGTGACAATTACAGTCGCAGGATTGAATTGCCGTGCCTGAATGGCGGTTTACCTGCGCGGGAGAGTACTTGCTGATAATTCCCGATTGACAACTGGGAACTGGTCACTGGCCACTGACAACTGGGAACTGGCAACTTCCTTCACCCCGCAAAATTGAACTGTTCACTCAAAACCTGCAGGTCTTTGGAGAGGAGAATGCGGGTAACAAAGGCGCGCCGCCGCCTTGTTGCTGATTCAAAGCGCAAGTCTTGAATTGTGACAAGGGTATCTTCCCCTCGCTTCGTCACGGTGTAGATCGGAAGCCGGGAAAAACCCAGAAATATCCTCGCGGTGCGCGTTTCCCGGGCTGCACGCAAAAATTCATTGTCATCCGGCTTATAGACAACTTTGGCCTTGTTCAGGGTCAGGGCTGAGAAGTTGGATCCCACCTCCAAGGTGAAATAGGCATGTTCTGTTTCGGCAACACCGGTCCAGACAAAAGGATTTGCGGGTTTGGGGTAGGCGCATAGAGTCATGGCATCTTCCCCCCGATAGGTAAAAGCCGAAAGTTTGGCCAGGGCGGAGCGGTGGTTCCAGTCCCTGACGGCCCATAATGCCACGATGAAAATCAGGGCGATGATGGCTCCTCCGCGTCCGCGAGCCTTGGCCCGTGCCCCGACTTCCTCTGAAATCAACCTGAACAAACTCGGCAGCACCAGACCACACGCCAGGACCGTCAGAATGAGGGGGTCAATAATAAACTCAATGTCCCATGACACCCAGCGATCGCTGAACGGCATGAAGGGTCTCACCCCATAGCTATTCGTAAAATCCAGGAGCAGGTGGCTCCATGTGCCCACGAGGCACACCATTGCGATTGTAGAAAAGGACGGCGGGGGAAGTGCCTCCGGCTGTCTTCTCCACGATCTTTTTTGCAGGAAGAAGATTGCCCCGGCAAACAGAAGGCCCAGTCCGGTCACCCCCGCCATCGAATGGGTAATGCCCCGATGATATTGTAGATAGGCCAGGTTTCCCCAGGCTCCAGTGACAATATCGATGTCGGGGAGATTTGCTGCGATCATCAGCGCCACCGAAGCATGGCGCATTTTTTGGTTGAGTCCGGCCCGCGAGAGGGCTGCTCCCACCAGGGTGTGCGTGAGGTTATCCATTGGCTAGAAGGACTCCTTAATAATCGACACAGGCCCGATCCTACAGAGGGGCGTCAAGTACCCATCCCAGAGTCTTTTGCGAAAGGCCTCCAAAATCTCTAACCGGCCCCGCCTATTGGCCATAACCCGATTTCAGATAGCGTCTTGATTTCGAGTGGCTGTCCTCGATGTCGGGGTATTCCAGCGTCTTCTGATAGGCCTCGACGGCTTCACCGCGACGCCCCGACATATCCAGAGTATTCCCCTTGAGCAGATAGAGCTGCGCCAGGAGGACTGGATTTCGAGCGCCCGATTTTTCAGCCCGATTCAGGCACGCCAAAGCATTGGTGTAATCCTGCTTGGCGAAATAGTTCCGCCCCAGGTTGTAATTCAACCAAGCCAGGGCTTCCGAGGCGGACTCGCTATGATCGGATGAAATCAGGCTTTCAACACTCTTGAAAACAGCAATCCCTTTATCCCAGCGACGAGACATGATGAAGTAATTCGACGCCCACATATAGAACACATGATTCTGAGGATACTCCTTCATGAGGGCCTGCAATAATCGCTCATAGTCGTCCCAGCGTTTCTCAGAAAAATAAACGCTCAGCAGGACCACTTTGGCCTCGGTTTGCGCGTATTCCCCCTTTTCCGAAGCCAGAAGCAGTTGTCGAATCCCCTCCTCCCTGTTTCCGCGAGCGCCGAGAAGCCATGCAAACGGCTTGATCACCGCGGGGAGGGCGCCCGTGAAATAATTGTAGGAGCCCAACCCGATGTAGGTGTCGTAGAAGTTGTTGTCAATGTCGTGCGCCATCATGACGTACTTGTGCCCTTTTTGGCCATTGCGGAGGGCTGAGTAATAACTGCGGGTCACCGTGGCGTCAAAGCGAGTCGCATTGCCATACGCGCTGGCGACGTAGGCCAGCGCAAGCTTGTCGCGGGGGTTCTTCTGGAGCCAGGACATCCCTTTTTCCAGAGCAGTTTTCGTCAGGGTGTCAAATTGGTCCTCAAGATTCTTGTTCTGCCGGTCCTCCACCGCCTGCCACCAGATCAGGGCCGCCTTGTAAACATATCCGGCCGGGTGTTCGGGATAGAGTTGAATTAATTCATCCCAGG
This region includes:
- a CDS encoding tetratricopeptide repeat protein, yielding MPKNSAAHKLPIASFSLFLSLTVATLSFPQTTGYFYGDAKADAIIRHGLPLSYNLEYAAAGKAWDELIQLYPEHPAGYVYKAALIWWQAVEDRQNKNLEDQFDTLTKTALEKGMSWLQKNPRDKLALAYVASAYGNATRFDATVTRSYYSALRNGQKGHKYVMMAHDIDNNFYDTYIGLGSYNYFTGALPAVIKPFAWLLGARGNREEGIRQLLLASEKGEYAQTEAKVVLLSVYFSEKRWDDYERLLQALMKEYPQNHVFYMWASNYFIMSRRWDKGIAVFKSVESLISSDHSESASEALAWLNYNLGRNYFAKQDYTNALACLNRAEKSGARNPVLLAQLYLLKGNTLDMSGRRGEAVEAYQKTLEYPDIEDSHSKSRRYLKSGYGQ